Genomic window (Cololabis saira isolate AMF1-May2022 chromosome 10, fColSai1.1, whole genome shotgun sequence):
GGTGCAACTCCACCAACAGTCAATCACCACTCCATTTAGTCTTTTTTTATATTACCCTGTTTGCTGCTCTGTCTACATCCTACTGTATGTTTCTCTAATTGGTTAAATGCCTAACTTTCGGCATCAGCAGGTGTTTTTTTGCTTCCTCTCCCCGGAAATTGAACTTGAATACAGAGGAACCAGACTGATGCCTCCTCAAcccatagatggatggatggatggatggatggatggatggatggatggatggatggatggatggatggatggatggatggatggatggatggatggatggatggatggatggatggatggaatgaatGGGTGGCCAAAACCATTCACACAGTGTTTCTCTGAAGCGTGCATCATCTTCCCAGAAGGATGTAAAGTAGGCCAATCCTGGCAGTTGTCTGCCTGTAAGAGGGGTTTTCTCACAGAGGTCAGCGTCTGTTTGTGTTACTGTGACACTGATACTTGGATTATCAAATTAAGTTATTTGAGAAAAGAAGAGAGACATGCCAGCTCAGGCTATTATGGTGTCGCACTGTGACTGTTCCCCTTACTATTTCCTCCTAAAAGCtgtttgtcacaaaatgtctaTGACGGAATTTATCCTGGTTTTGTAATAGTCTTGCATAAAGTGGGAGGTGCTCGGGATAATTtccagattaaaaataaataaataaattgaaacaaaaaagaCTCACTGGGTCATAGGATTAAAGTGAGCTTGGTTCAGGATGTGGATTTTGACAGCGCTTTCTGTACTCTCTTGTCTGCAGCTATCTACACCGGATCTCCTCCTTCACTGGCAATAAGGAGAAGCAGGAACAACCAACATGCCATTTGACATGAACGGATATTGGAAAATGGTTTCCAATGACAACTTTGAAGACTACATGAAAGCTCTCGGTGAGTTCAGAGATGGCTTGAGATAGAAGAAACATTATATTGTGACCTCTTGCAAAATAGATACAGAGAATCATTCTCAAATACAGCCTGGTAGTTCACGCCTTAGGTTTATTATTTTCAACCCAATGGAATCTTACTTAAACTGCTTCTTGAGAGGTTATTTTGTGTTTAAAGACCATTAAAGGTACAAAACTTCACTGCATCCCTctttttcatatttcttttcttcttctttcgtgGGAATGGGGGAACAGATGTAAATGTTGCCATCAGGAAAATTGCCAATTTACTGAAGCCTTACAAGGACATTGTTCAGGATGGTGATCACATAATTATCAAGACCCTCACTACCTTCAAAAACTACAACATGGACTTCTATGTGGGCAAAGAGTTTGAAGAGGATCTAAAGGGAGTGGATGACAGAAAATGCATGGTGAGAAGGCAGGTTTTACAGAACAACAATACAGCACTGGGTGGCAAATCATCACAACAGTAGACATTGAAGTTCAGTTTCTTTGCTTCGTGTTGTGGGTGTCTTTGGCAATAACACGTTTGGGTACAAATCTAGTGGGTGTGAAAGCTGATTTTGGAGGAGCCCCTTCAGAATATAGTTTAATGAGCAGATGTTTCAATGAGGGCTGGTTGGTTTTTTTTCAGAAGTTTCCTCCTACTCATAAAACTTTCTTCAGACCTTGAGTACTCTTGTTAGTGACTGTAATGAAGACCGATGTCATACACTGCAGGGAAAGGACTGGAAGAGGCAGAGTATGGATTCATTTAATCAGATTGTTTTACTGAATACTGAATAGGATCAAAGATTATCTGTGGTCCCCCTTGAAATCTCTTTTGTGAATGCTGATATGCTGATTATAGATAAGCTATAAGCTGTTAGAAAGATGGCTGGGAGAGAAAGTCGTGTGTTTTTGAATAATAATTGCATGTGGGAACAGGAAAGACAGAGTTCTCGTTTTAGCTTGTTACACTACATAATACATGCATTATTACCTTTCACCAATGCACTTTGTATTATAAGCACTCATGTCTCTGTCTCTGCTGTGATGGAACGCAGACCACCATCAACTGGGATGATGACAAGCTTGTGTGTGTTCAAAAGGGAGAGGTTGAAGGAAGAGGGTGGACCCACTGGATGGAGGGAAATGAGCTTCATCTGGTGAGAAAACATCACCTCCTCCCATGAATATTAATATCAGCATTTATACTCTTTAATCCAGATCCAAAATGCCTCTGAGCACTGTATGTGATGCACATAGAGTATATGGGACTCCAATTTGAATGAGCCCACTTGATCTAAAAGTAGTATGTGTTGTGTGTTGGGAATCATTTACATCCAGATGAATCATATTATCGCCAcagttttttgagttttttcctTCTGGTGCAAAAATATGTGATTAAATATTTGAGCTTGTAATTTTCTTCATTAGCGTATTTGATtttttaattgtgtgtgtgtgtgtgtgtgtgtgtgtgtgtgtgtgtgtgtgtgtgtgtgtgtgtgtgtgtgtgtgtgtgtgtgtgtgtgtgtgtgtgtgtgtgtgtatatatatatatatatatatatatatatatatatatatatatatagatagatagatagatagatagatagatagatagatagatagatagatagatgggtCAGAGGTTTCGATTCAgagcaacagcgccctctggtgGGTGAAAGTGTATTGCAGATTAGACAGAATCTCAAACAAGAAAACATAAAGGAAAATTGTTTTACAGTTTGTTACAACCATAAAGGtttgaatatgtttttatagacaaaataaaactaactaaaTGACCATAAACAATAGATAAAGTATTCCTAATaaatcaataataacaaatttTTCTtagttgcatggatggatggagcacCTTCTCGGTGAGCTGCATTATCAATGATAGCATAAAATAATACAGAATCTCACAGTTTTCTTTATAGTATTATAGTATTTTATACAGTATTTTTGACACTTGCAATGCTCAGGTAGTTTTTGGTATATCTTTGCTtagaattaaaagaaaagtatgGGGCTTACTACATGTAAATAGGAAAAGTACTTCCCATTAAATCTATATAGGACAACCATGGTTTTCCATTTGTCGCTATTAAACACATATGTTAAGTGTGTTCTCTCCTCTGCAGGAGCTGAGAGCCGGAGGAGCTGTTTGCAAGCAGGTCTTCATGAAACCCTAAACTGCCTCTTCTTAACCAAGACATTACTTAAAGACAATAATAGCTCAGGAACACTCATCAGATACAACTTTTTGTATTCACTAAACACATATTTGTATTTCAGAATGAGAATTTGGAGTGTGAGCAGGTTGACATTTTAGAATCATCAGATGCAATACAGTATTTTTGTCTCACAGCAGGTGCTATAATAAATGAGTTCAGATGTGCTGAATACATGTTATTGTGAGCTGTAGTTTATACATGAATGACCAAGCAGTTCAGGAAAAAGATCCATTCTGTTGAATATAGATGCAGGGGAGAGAAAAGAGTGGTTAAAAAAAGAGAGCAGTGAATGTATTTGTGACTGATGCTGaatctccagaatgagtatcaGATAATATGTACATACTTTTTCCTTCTTAAATCTTTACAGCTCTGCCGCTGATAGTAAGATAAATCAAACGATAAATAAAGCTGGCATCAGCACTATCATTTGTAATTTTTGTGTGATTAAATCTTTTCATACTGTGTACTTTGAAATGAGCACTGATGTCTGAAAACATATCGCTccactttatttttatctttacttTAACTTATGTCTTTGTAGTCGGCATGCATCTAAGATATTTCAGGTTTTTCTCATCAGCTTTATGATTTTCATccattttttacatttcaagCCTAGAACACAATATTAAAAAGTGGAGACTGGAAAAAACATTTAGCACTTGTATTCTTACCATCCCTTCTCACCACACTTAATAAAAGTGCTGTTCTTTTTCTGTTCAACAGTACAGTATCACCATTGTCTCATTTTTCATTTCCAAATTCTCCACTCGTTCTTTATTGAAGACAAGTCGGGACTGCAGACAGCCCAGTCCTCAGCCATGCATTTGTAATGTGTGTAGAATGTGGCTTTGCATTATCTGTTGGACATCTCTGGAAAAGATTTTCCACGAGTGCAGCATTTGTTGCTCTAAGATCGTAATACTTTTCAGTATTAATGCTACGATCAGAGTAGTGCCAAGGACACTGATCACACCAGATAGACCCTGGCTTTTGGACTATGCTGATAACAGTTTGGATGGTCCTTTTGGTATTTGATTTAGAGTATACAGCTagcatttttttgttaaaaaaaattctacAAACAGATTCCTCCAAATTTCTTCGAGCATTTGACATTATTATACTCTGTAGAATAAGAAACATCCAAAATCTCTTCAAGGAATAGTGTTTCATGATCTTCTCACATATTTGTTCACAGAGTGGAGCTCCTCTCCCATCATTTTATGAACTATATTAACCCTTGTGTGCAAAGTTCAGACTTTctggtttgttttttcagaACGCAAtggaggaaaatcaaataaagagAAAACAATTTTGGCACACGTTGCCAAAGAGCTCCTCCTGTCTCTACATTGAACACTGAACACTCCTGCAGTGTGTTGGTATATCTGTTCAAaggtgcatttaaaaaaaaaaaaagagcaatgctGGTGGTGAATGTCTGTGTGGGCACTCAAGAAATCCTTGGTAACATCCCCACTTATGACCACATGAATCTGTGCAGCCGTGCAGCCCATACTGTATAAAGGTCCCCATAACCTTGGCCACACTGTTCCTAAAGTGTACACATTACAGCGTCCACAGCTGCCACCATGCCTACAGACTTCAGTGGGAAATGGATACTGGAAACAAACGAAAAACTTGAGGATTATATGAAAGCATTAGGTAAGGATTCTAGTTtaacttttttaatttcttaaaTTGAttcgttttttatttgttatggaGCATAGTCTTTCTGTGAAAAGATGTTTGTAAAACTATTTACAACTTCTTGCTGAATATACCTACAATTTTGAATACaaaatgttttcttatttaaaagcaacacatatgtatttctatttttttatatatatatatatatattgaataaaactgaaaccaaaACAGTCAAAATAAACCACATAGACTAAAGATTATAATTATCTATCTTTGGtgaatttgtttttaatttaattttttattttattagtttggtttagtttattgttatctagttatttcttattattttaaatatttatttttcaattatttgaTTATGTACTTATTcttttaaattaacttttttattttgttatcttaggtttattttaatgttgtttttactttttaatatgTTAACTCCAGTGTTTTTCGCTCATGGGGATCTTCCACAGCGGGGACTATGTCTACTCgtattttaattttgaattattttactcttattttttatttcattgaattcttgtattttgtacccatcttattctatttattttattttttgtaatataTGCCTTTTattcaacagttttttttaactgtacaacactttggtcaacctctgttgtttttaaactgtgctctataaataaagattgagttgagttgagtactCGGCCTGTGGGGTCGTGCTGTACGGATCGCCCTGGTCGGGGGAGCTGGGGATTCCTGCACTGCAGCCTTGGCTGTGGAGGCCGGCCAGCTCTGATCTGGGCGGTCACCCCAGGGTGACGTCCTCATTGGTCATTGGTGGGGTGGCTCCTCGTGTGGATAGATTCCCAGTATATCCTTCCCTCAGAGTCAGGCCAGGAATTTATTTATGAAGTTCaagattatgttttaatgtctatgtGGGGGGAGGGTATTAATGTGgggatgtgtgtgaaaatggtcatatgtgtgtttttaaccatgagtgtgtgagtttttaagttgttaaatgttgatttcattatgtaaagcactttgcgttactactgtatataaagtgctatataaataaagtttgatttgatttgaatgtGTTGctgttaaattattttaaaattaattatCTCATTTCTTGTTGTAGATATTGACTTTGCCACAAGGAAAATTGCCAACTCCCTGTCTCAGACCAAGGTGATTGTCCAAGATGGGGACAAGTTTGACTTAAAAACACTCAGCACCTTCAGGAACTATGAGTTCACCTTCACCGTGGGGGTAGAATTTGATGAGCACACGAAGGGACTGGACAACAGACATGTCAAGGTTGGTTGACGTTATGCACTGTAATGTCCTGACACTGTCTGGGTAGTCAAAGTAACGCTGATGTCTTCTAATAGCCCCTGACCAAGTTGGGAGCATACATTGTTGTCTAATCAGGGAAGATATAGCATTTTTTGCATGTTATGAAGTTTTGCATGTTTACATGAGTTACAAGGAATACAATGTTTTGCATGTTTGCATACTGTTATTAAAGAAGTACTTTATTTAAGGCTGGTGGTTTTTATATCTGTTTGACCTTGTTGTCCAATGAAAACACATGatacacaatttaaaaaaaaaaaaaaaagggctgaTTACAAAAAGATAAGACGTCACCAAGCTTCCATGTTCAGCCAGCCCATTGTGTTGTAAAGGTGACGGGGTAGTGTGGACATTTGAcgttttttatatacatataaagaTACAAATTTGATTCATGATTGAATTATTATTCATATTGGCCACATGTTGTCTTGTAGAGTCTGATCATTTGGGAAGATGACAAACTGGTATGCACTCAGAAAGGCGAGAAGCCCAACCGTGGCTGGAAACACTGGATTAAAGAAGACAAACTCTATCTGGTGTGTTGACTGTATATGTCTAAATAATTCCATTCTGATGGAATAAATTACAGTTATATAATATGTTTTGGTTctacagttttaaaaataaaccTCCACTGAGTAACATCTGTTAAATCGATTTCTTTTACAGGAGCTGACATGTGGAGATGTAGCATGTCTTCAGGTGTTCAGGAGAAAAGAATAGCCCCTGTCTTTACTTTCATTTACCCAGCAAGCAAGGTTGAGGatcaagaaaaatacacttTACATGTTCCCCCACACCCCACAAACTGAATGAATAAAGGTGATTTAAGACTGCTCTGCTTTATGTGCGTGTTTCATGCATCTGCACGGGTGTTTCCTGCTTATCATCAGAAACAGCGAAAGGATAGAAATTAATGatgaatgtgtgtttttatattgtaaaaaactttgtaaaaaATATAATTAGTGAATCTGTCACAATATGCAAGTGAGCACGAAAGGTGAACAGGActttaataataattctgaaACGGTTGTCATGTTGCATGAAACATCTAGATCCAAACGAGTATTCCaaactgtattaaaaaaaattaaaaacgagaaaaaacatTGCCTCTATCGCCATCTCTTGGGGGAAATATGATAGTTAATGTTTACAAAACCTGAAGTCCTTGACTCAGTGACAAGCATATATTGTTTAACAACTACTGCTGAGCCTGGAGGAGCAGCcttagacatacacacacacatatatatatatatatatatatatatatatatatatatatatatatatatatatatatatatatatatatatatatatatatatatatatatatatatatatatatatatatatatatatatacagtactcgagttgaggggggatgaggggggatggcatccctcctgaagtaaaaacggtcaaaatcatcccccctgtaaaactgccatcccccctttccatcccttatgtcatttcatcaatgaatgtggtattactgctatttcaacatttagagtcatcaccagaaaaataacaccagaaaaataacttatttgacaattttcaccaaattttcacttgaaataagtagaaaaatctgccagtgggacaagatttatcttctcattacaagcaaataaatcttgttccactggccgatttttctacttatttcaagtgaaaatctacttgaaacaggtgaaaaatgttgttttttccagtgatgagtcttgttttaagtgtaataagattttttttactaaaatgagacattttaactagaaataggacaaatattcttattttgagtttttgcagtgatccattttacttgtcctgtgaaggacagaggcatattgataagttcagaaaactgttttttaattgttgtgttttgatgtatttgatgtaaacccagtggatattttaagcttacagaaggctgcatttaaacatttaaatgcttctatgtcattcctgcagtatttctgcaggtgttttggtcagtgctattagtTGTAATAGCACTGactgactatatatatatatatatatatatatatatatatatatatatatatatatatacatatatatatatatatatatatatacatatacatatatatatatatatatatttatatatatatatatatatatatatatatatatatatatatatatatatatatatatatatatatatatatatatatatatatatatatacagtactcgagttgaggggggatgagggggggtggcatccccccctgaaataaaaacggtccaaatcatcccccctgtaaaactgccatcccccctttccatcccttatgtcatttcatcaatgaatgtggttttactgctatttcaacatttagagtcatcaccagaaaaataacaccagaaaaataacttatttgacaattttcacctgtttcaagtaaattttcacttgaaataagtaggaaaatctgccagtgggacaagatttatcttcttattacaagcaaaaaaaatcttgttccactggcagatttttctacttatttcaagtgaaaatctacttgaaacaggtaaattgttgttttttccagtgatgagtcttgttttaagtgtaatgagattcctttattaaaatgagacattttaactagaaataagacaaatattcttgttaagattttgagtttttgcagtgatccattttacttatcctgtgaaggacagagtcatattgataagttcagaaaacgtttttattgttgtgttttgatgtatttgatgtaagcccagtggatatttaaagcttacagaaggctgcatttaactgctgctatgtcattcctacagtatttctgcaggtgtttttggtcactgctattatttgtaatatattatattatttgtaatcagcaaaaattatctgtccccatatgataaaatccaccatcccccctgaattctttttacaactcgagtactgcatatatatatatatatatatggatg
Coding sequences:
- the LOC133452591 gene encoding retinol-binding protein 1-like isoform X1 → MPFDMNGYWKMVSNDNFEDYMKALDVNVAIRKIANLLKPYKDIVQDGDHIIIKTLTTFKNYNMDFYVGKEFEEDLKGVDDRKCMTTINWDDDKLVCVQKGEVEGRGWTHWMEGNELHLELRAGGAVCKQVFMKP
- the LOC133452591 gene encoding retinol-binding protein 1-like isoform X2; the encoded protein is MPFDMNGYWKMVSNDNFEDYMKALDVNVAIRKIANLLKPYKDIVQDGDHIIIKTLTTFKNYNMDFYVGKEFEEDLKGVDDRKCMGEVEGRGWTHWMEGNELHLELRAGGAVCKQVFMKP